CTGGCACTGCTTTGTCTGATAGGTCCGGATGATGCCTTCCTTACAGCTGGACTCCATACCGTTGAAGTTACTGTTAATGTTTGCCCCATCGTAGGTGGCAGCCAGGATCAGGTGGGACAGTGATAGCGGTGAGCAAAAAATCATCACCAAATCCGGTTTGATAATGGTCTGGTGAAGTGGAGAAACCACAAATCCTTTAAAAGTATTTGGCTCAAACCGCGCATTAGAGGCCCTGCTCAGTTTTTCCGCGTCCATGTCCCGCTTATATCCGGCATGCTCTGCCCAGGCTTTGTATAAATCCTCCGGGTCGCCCAGTTCATCAAGACCAAAATATATGACGATGGGCTTGCAGGCTATATCATCCTTTGTCAGAAAAAATGAAATACCGGCCCGGCGGCAGTATGTATAGACGAGGCAGGCAGGTACTTCGTCACCAAAAACCATTGAGGGCTGAACCGCGCCTTCCG
Above is a genomic segment from Deltaproteobacteria bacterium containing:
- a CDS encoding DUF169 domain-containing protein — its product is MEDLKKYHEIGQTFIDSLKLTNYPVAVRMIPKDEDVPEGAVQPSMVFGDEVPACLVYTYCRRAGISFFLTKDDIACKPIVIYFGLDELGDPEDLYKAWAEHAGYKRDMDAEKLSRASNARFEPNTFKGFVVSPLHQTIIKPDLVMIFCSPLSLSHLILAATYDGANINSNFNGMESSCKEGIIRTYQTKQCQVVSPGMGDRIMAGVQDHEMIFSIPEDQFESVVENLFLAGNKLQDPSPFRIPHPLPTMGANRIFGNPVEPLVWPTLREKLGKKKL